A single genomic interval of Nonomuraea rubra harbors:
- a CDS encoding RNA polymerase sigma factor gives MNDRVLVEALRARDPGALSALYDAHAESVYRYCWSLLLSAESAQVALRDTLIAAEAHAGALADPGRLRAWLYALARVECLRRRAAAPPGAAEGLAEAPPLDDPADADLRVMAWNAVQSLPVAEREVLELVHRHGLPADELTQVVGLPPRRLELLLEEAGELLSDAITAEVLARKGPYDCPRRARILAGFAGELTQEMREHLVKHLPRCETCAPHRTREVSPAKVYELLPGAVLPDSLRIRVMSCFADPELLPYRRYVARRTGVLGAAGFPVSAERHVRRWPQALAGALAAVAAVVAIMMIFDRIGRDNGGVTGIATAAFPATGEPPGIRLPWQANPRDEPLTVVPIVDNATTKPLGSPSPSTAAPPPAVPSHVQSSPTSGPPPTEPPDEYDEPDPTEPGRPSEPPPGSPPEEPKPSDPSTRTPCPTPTPTPSQTPTPTPTPSQTPTPTATPTEPATPTPTEEPPGTPSQTTS, from the coding sequence ATGAATGACCGCGTCCTGGTCGAAGCACTCCGCGCCCGTGATCCAGGAGCACTGTCCGCGCTCTATGACGCCCACGCGGAGAGCGTCTACCGCTACTGCTGGTCCCTGCTGCTGAGCGCCGAGAGCGCCCAGGTGGCGCTGCGTGACACGCTGATCGCCGCCGAGGCGCACGCGGGCGCGCTCGCCGACCCCGGACGGCTGCGTGCCTGGCTGTACGCGCTGGCCAGGGTCGAGTGCCTGCGCCGCCGCGCCGCCGCGCCACCGGGCGCCGCCGAGGGCCTGGCAGAGGCGCCGCCACTGGACGATCCGGCCGACGCCGACCTGCGCGTCATGGCCTGGAACGCCGTCCAGAGCCTGCCCGTGGCCGAGCGCGAGGTGCTGGAGCTGGTCCACCGGCACGGGCTGCCCGCCGACGAGCTGACCCAGGTCGTCGGCCTCCCGCCGCGCCGCCTCGAGCTGCTCCTGGAGGAGGCGGGCGAGCTCCTGAGCGACGCGATCACGGCCGAGGTCCTGGCCAGGAAGGGGCCGTACGACTGCCCGCGCCGGGCCCGCATCCTGGCGGGCTTCGCGGGCGAGCTGACCCAGGAGATGCGCGAGCACCTGGTCAAGCACCTGCCGCGGTGCGAGACCTGCGCCCCGCACCGCACCCGCGAGGTGTCGCCCGCCAAGGTCTACGAGCTGCTGCCCGGAGCCGTGCTGCCGGACTCGCTGCGCATCAGGGTGATGAGCTGCTTCGCCGACCCCGAGCTGCTGCCGTACCGCCGTTACGTCGCCAGGCGTACGGGTGTGCTGGGAGCCGCCGGGTTTCCCGTTTCAGCGGAGCGGCACGTTCGGCGGTGGCCTCAGGCGCTGGCAGGCGCGCTGGCGGCGGTCGCGGCCGTGGTGGCGATAATGATGATCTTCGATCGGATCGGGAGGGACAACGGTGGAGTCACAGGCATCGCGACGGCCGCGTTCCCGGCGACGGGCGAGCCGCCCGGCATCCGGCTGCCCTGGCAGGCGAACCCGCGGGATGAGCCGCTGACCGTGGTCCCCATCGTCGACAACGCCACCACGAAGCCGCTCGGCTCGCCGTCCCCCTCGACGGCGGCGCCGCCCCCCGCCGTCCCCTCGCACGTGCAGTCGTCGCCGACCAGCGGCCCGCCGCCCACGGAGCCCCCCGACGAGTACGACGAGCCCGACCCCACGGAGCCAGGCCGGCCGTCGGAGCCGCCACCCGGCAGCCCCCCGGAGGAGCCGAAGCCGTCCGACCCGAGCACCCGGACCCCCTGCCCGACCCCGACCCCCACCCCGAGCCAGACCCCCACTCCCACGCCGACCCCCAGCCAGACCCCCACCCCGACCGCCACGCCGACGGAGCCCGCCACCCCCACGCCCACGGAGGAGCCTCCGGGCACGCCCTCGCAGACCACCTCCTGA
- the dacB gene encoding D-alanyl-D-alanine carboxypeptidase/D-alanyl-D-alanine endopeptidase → MLTTLAVLQVLTIVIGVYAMTTEFSLSALTSGSSPTKPTASPAEGTSPSVPVVTAGPVLAQLPVKPGDGPLPTKGTLTKQLASALGDDALGDRVGVSVIDTVTGEQLFAADPDTAVTPASTTKIITCSAALAALGPDTRFSTRAVQGSAPGNVVLVGGGDPLLAGPTAKQDGYPKQAGLATLAARTAATLKSQGVRKVTLSYDTSLFTGIAKAPGWKSNYIPDGEVAPVYALTMDVGRQDPRFRSPRVPNPPQYAADAFARLLTKQGIKVAKSVRQTKAPAGAAELGRVDSAPLYALVEHTLTHSDNDMAEALMRHVAIKEGQEASFKGGAKAVATVMQRLGIAQGVSLDDGSGLSIRNRISPNALAKAIALSGSPAHPGLHAVASGMPIAGFSGTLGNGRRFVGSDSRGQVGLVRAKTGTLNNVNTLAGLATTKDGRLVTYAFMADRVPVNAEPVLDRLAAIVARS, encoded by the coding sequence ATGCTGACCACCCTCGCCGTGCTCCAGGTCCTCACGATCGTCATCGGCGTTTACGCGATGACCACCGAGTTCAGCCTGAGCGCGCTGACGAGCGGGTCTTCACCGACCAAGCCGACGGCGTCACCGGCGGAAGGCACTTCTCCCTCCGTCCCCGTCGTCACCGCGGGGCCTGTGCTGGCCCAGCTCCCGGTGAAGCCCGGAGACGGACCTCTCCCGACTAAGGGTACTTTGACGAAGCAGTTGGCCAGCGCGCTGGGTGACGATGCGCTCGGCGACCGCGTCGGCGTCTCGGTCATCGACACCGTCACCGGGGAGCAGCTCTTCGCCGCCGACCCCGACACCGCCGTCACCCCCGCCTCCACCACCAAGATCATCACCTGTTCCGCGGCCCTGGCCGCGCTGGGTCCCGACACCCGCTTCTCCACCCGGGCCGTCCAGGGCTCCGCGCCCGGCAACGTCGTCCTCGTCGGCGGCGGCGACCCCCTCCTCGCGGGCCCCACAGCCAAGCAGGACGGCTACCCCAAGCAGGCCGGCCTCGCCACGCTCGCCGCCCGCACCGCCGCGACGCTCAAGTCCCAGGGCGTACGCAAGGTCACTCTTTCGTACGACACGTCCCTGTTCACCGGCATCGCCAAGGCGCCCGGCTGGAAGTCCAACTACATCCCCGACGGCGAGGTGGCCCCGGTCTACGCCCTGACCATGGACGTCGGCCGCCAGGACCCCCGCTTCCGCAGCCCCCGCGTTCCGAACCCGCCCCAGTACGCCGCCGACGCCTTCGCCAGGCTCCTCACCAAGCAGGGCATCAAGGTCGCCAAGTCCGTACGCCAGACCAAGGCGCCCGCCGGCGCGGCGGAGCTGGGCCGGGTCGACTCCGCCCCCCTCTACGCCCTCGTCGAGCACACCCTCACCCACAGCGACAACGACATGGCCGAGGCCCTGATGCGCCACGTCGCCATCAAGGAGGGACAGGAGGCTTCCTTCAAGGGCGGCGCCAAGGCGGTGGCCACGGTCATGCAGCGGCTCGGGATCGCCCAGGGCGTCTCCCTCGACGACGGCAGCGGCCTGTCCATCCGCAATCGCATCAGCCCCAACGCCCTGGCCAAGGCCATCGCCCTGTCCGGCTCGCCCGCCCACCCCGGCCTGCACGCCGTCGCCTCCGGCATGCCGATCGCCGGCTTCTCCGGCACGCTCGGCAACGGCCGCCGCTTCGTCGGCAGCGACAGCAGGGGCCAGGTCGGCCTCGTACGCGCCAAGACCGGCACGCTCAACAACGTCAACACGCTGGCCGGGCTGGCCACGACGAAGGACGGGCGGCTGGTCACGTACGCGTTCATGGCCGACCGCGTGCCGGTCAACGCCGAACCCGTACTCGACCGGCTCGCCGCCATCGTCGCCCGCTCCTGA
- a CDS encoding inorganic diphosphatase, with protein MEFDVVVEIPKGQRNKYEVDHETGKIRLDRLLFTSTQYPADYGFIENTLGEDGDPLDALVLLQEPTFPGCYITCRAVGMFRMTDEKGGDDKVLCVPSTDPRMHHIQDIHHVSEFDRLEIQHFFEVYKDLEPGKSVEGANWVGRIEAEAEIERSFRRAKEEGHH; from the coding sequence GTGGAGTTCGACGTTGTCGTTGAGATTCCCAAGGGGCAACGGAACAAGTACGAAGTGGACCATGAGACCGGGAAGATCAGGCTTGACCGGCTCCTGTTCACCTCCACGCAGTATCCCGCCGACTACGGCTTCATCGAGAACACCCTCGGCGAGGACGGCGACCCGCTCGACGCGCTGGTGCTGCTCCAGGAGCCGACGTTCCCGGGCTGCTACATCACGTGCCGGGCGGTGGGGATGTTCCGGATGACGGACGAGAAGGGCGGTGACGACAAGGTGCTGTGCGTGCCGTCCACCGACCCCCGGATGCACCACATCCAGGACATCCATCACGTGTCGGAGTTCGACCGGCTGGAGATCCAGCACTTCTTCGAGGTCTACAAGGACCTCGAGCCCGGCAAGTCCGTCGAGGGCGCCAACTGGGTGGGGCGCATCGAGGCCGAGGCCGAGATCGAGCGCTCCTTCCGCCGCGCCAAGGAGGAGGGCCACCACTAG
- a CDS encoding C40 family peptidase — translation MRAYRAGLLAGCLLVSLCPPVEADRGPSSRDVQKARQTVRERSKELSRTTAELATAQSRLDALAAEVERLVEAYNGEVVRLRQAEQAHQQAGIRLAAADAEVERARQAVALLAAESYGGLGTVHPIVGMLSDRAGSDGFLHRAGVLGHLNEERAAVLGRMRDAQEVAAILRAQAAAAHTARQEAAERARQAKLAAEEAVLSQRRETRQLTARKESLQRAVDAARGRAELLARRRQAALSGLIGGGSAMGDVAANWALTQLGKPYVWAADGPETYDCSGLSMRAWEKAGVRLDHWTGTQWTSGPHVPLDQLRRGDLLFFAHNGDPSTIHHVGIYVGRDQMVHAPQTGDVVRVASIWRGDLVGATRPR, via the coding sequence ATGCGCGCATATCGGGCGGGGCTCCTCGCAGGCTGCCTGCTGGTGAGCCTGTGCCCGCCGGTGGAGGCCGATCGGGGGCCTTCCTCCCGTGATGTCCAGAAGGCCCGGCAGACCGTACGCGAGCGCTCCAAGGAGCTGAGCCGGACGACCGCCGAGCTGGCCACCGCCCAGTCACGCCTGGACGCGCTGGCGGCCGAGGTGGAGCGGCTGGTGGAGGCGTACAACGGGGAGGTCGTCAGGCTGCGGCAGGCCGAGCAGGCCCACCAGCAGGCCGGGATCCGGCTGGCGGCGGCCGACGCCGAGGTGGAGCGGGCCAGGCAGGCCGTGGCGCTGCTGGCGGCGGAGAGCTACGGCGGGCTCGGGACGGTGCACCCGATCGTCGGCATGTTGTCCGACCGGGCCGGCTCGGACGGGTTCCTGCACAGGGCGGGCGTGCTCGGCCACCTCAACGAGGAGCGGGCGGCCGTCCTGGGCCGGATGCGCGACGCCCAGGAGGTCGCCGCGATCCTGCGTGCCCAGGCCGCCGCCGCCCACACGGCCAGGCAGGAGGCCGCGGAACGCGCCCGGCAGGCCAAGCTGGCCGCCGAGGAGGCGGTGCTGAGCCAGCGGCGCGAGACCAGGCAGCTCACGGCACGCAAGGAGAGCCTGCAGCGCGCGGTGGACGCGGCCCGCGGCCGCGCCGAACTGCTGGCCAGGCGGCGCCAGGCGGCGTTGTCGGGGTTGATCGGGGGCGGGTCGGCGATGGGCGACGTGGCGGCGAACTGGGCGCTCACCCAGCTCGGCAAGCCGTACGTGTGGGCTGCCGACGGGCCCGAGACCTACGACTGCTCAGGGCTGTCGATGCGGGCCTGGGAGAAGGCGGGCGTCCGGCTCGATCACTGGACGGGCACCCAGTGGACCTCGGGCCCGCACGTGCCGCTCGACCAGCTACGCCGCGGCGACCTGCTGTTCTTCGCCCACAACGGCGACCCGTCGACCATCCACCACGTCGGGATCTACGTCGGGCGCGACCAGATGGTGCACGCCCCGCAGACCGGCGACGTGGTGCGGGTCGCCTCGATCTGGCGCGGGGACCTGGTGGGCGCCACCAGGCCCCGCTGA